CAGCCTTTATATTTCAATCCAGCACAGATTCACCAACAGTGAAATGGACGAGCAGTTGTCTACTGGCATGCTCATAAGtgatttgttatttttgtttacttgcttgtcattttgttaatttttaaaataattttcataataaCATCTCTCaggtcatttatttattgttttggtttttcaagataggatctcactctagtccagcctgatctggaattcactttgttgtctcagggtagccttgacctcatggagatcctcctccctttgattcctgagtcctgggattaaaggcatgcaccactattctTGGCTTGTCAGGTTGttgtcatcattattattattagtactacttttagtttttcaaggtagagtcgtaactctagcccaggctgaccttgaattcactatggagtctcagggtggccttgaactcccactgtgatcctcctacctctgcctcctgagtgctgggattaaaggcgttcacctcCAGGCCTGGCTTgtcaggttatttttattttaagtttttgctAAGCGTAAATGTGCACATGATTTTTACTTAGGATAATTGTGTaactttgttctttctcttcatctctcaCTAGTCAGAGACTTCTTAAATATTTACAATGCAGTTTTTATTCAGATAAAATCATTTCAACTTTACATTACAAACATTCTTTACAATTTTAAATAACTTTCAACATAACCTGCACAAACAAGGAAAAACTGGCACCAATGACAATGACCCATCAAAGGAGACCTCCTCAGCTTCTCTGCTTGTCCTCACCACAGCTACTTCTTCATGTCAGGCCACAGCTTCATGCCATCTTCTGGGACAGGTTCcagattccttatttttcttgttttcttcccttctgtatcatttatttctttgatttcatATTTCCTGAAATGTAAGCAGATAAGAATGTTCTTATGCATCAGAGCAATGATGTGCACAAGTGTATAAAAATACTCCTCACCCAGCTAATTGCATGATTACACTTCCACTGAATTGTATTGCACTTGAAATCAGTGAGATATGGATAGAGGTTGAATTTCTAAAGGGCACAACAGGCTCAGATCTTACCATTGACTTGTTCCCCCCTCATGCCCGGCACCTGGCTCATTGCCCAAGTCTATCACTGTATAATATCCCAGGACCTCAGTAGAGAGCTGGAAGTGGTTCTCCATCACCTTATGAATGAGGCTCCATCCGTGTCTGGCTCCTGTGTGTCAGCACCCTGCTCTTCCATGACCCATCTTGCCTTGGTCCCAGCGTCTTCAAGACTCTCGGCTCTTGTCTACAGGAACCCCAGCTCGCCTCGCCTTAGTGCCCACGGCCACTCTCTTCCTTTTGCCCCCCTCCCACCTTCAAAACAGAACTGTCTTTTCAAGGATGACTCACAAAGCAACCCTGGATTCTTTTGACAGGACCATCCCCAGAAGGATGTTACCAGTGCTTTCTTATTCATGCAGCCTAGCAAATGCTGAGGGCTTACTATGGGACAGACACGGGTTTACACGGTGAAAGTGTGGCCCCAAAGAAAAATTATGGGATTTATAGAAATGGAGTTCTAATAAAGGCAATCGATCCTACACCTAAATGTTACATGAGTGCCACCAGGCCCTTGCTCATAGAATGTTTAAGGTAACATAGCCTGTAGCTCTCCTTTCTCCAAGTTCGAACTAAAGTGTTACATTTTACTTTATATCAAATATGTTTTCTTAACATATAGTCTCTGTTATAACACTTTTTCACTCTTTCTAGTGTCTTACACTCTGATTTATGCATAGTAGattataaatacttttaattaaaacataattatagtaggatttatttatgaaataagaTCCAGGAAACAAGATAAAACTTTTATTAGGAGTTGGGGAGGAAAACTGAGGAGGAAGCTGAGGGACAgattgggttcaatccccagtaccactaTCCCCTCCCCCCAGAAAAGTCGTTGGTGAAAACAACCTTATGTATTTGAGGACTGGGTTGAGATGGTAGTGTTCTTTGGATATGGGAACAATTTCCTCATGTGAGACTTTTATATTATAGTGAACAATATGCCATAGGCTTAAATTCCCAATCTTATCATTGCATGGAGTTACTGTGTGGCTTACAGAGTAATGAGACGGATGCTCATGTGTGGCTTAGGGAACCCATCTCCTTATATCTACTTATTGTGCTTGGCCTTGTGTAGTTCTGAATTCAGCGCTATTTGCCTGGGTTGCTGCTTTTCTCCTTCTAAGGAGCTTTCTTTCTTAGATGTCTGCTTGGACATGATGTGGTCCTTTGAGTTTCTGGACCAGCCCTGTGGCTGCACATGCTTGCTGATGGGCTTTACAAGCACTTACCTTGGCCACTTCCCATCAGGATTCTGTGCATCTTGGCGCTGGCAGGTCCTGGAATAGAGCACATTGCAGGCAGCCAGGGAATGTGTGGACCGTtgaaggagattgctcagtgtccTAGTGACACTCTTGGCTGATGTCATTCTCCCAAACCTTTGGGGCAGGTTAGGAATGGGGCTCAAGATGCATGCCTCCACATGTCTCCCACATCTCAGAGGCAGGTTGGCCGCTGTCGCAGGGCATTTTTCTTCTCTCGTGGTCCTTCCAAATCTCAGTGGCAAGTTGGCTGCTGAGTGTGGCATTTTGTTTACTGTGGCCGCACTcattttaatgacattttttgGTCTCCAATCTTTTAGTTCTTGAAAATTGatacttctttccttttccccttttggGATTCCTCTAGGCTATAATTAGAAAtgacaattaaaataatttattattgttaCAAGCCATAGATTTAAGCCCTAAATTAGCTTAAATCCAAACTTTAATCTGCAGAATTGTTAGAGCGATaaacaaagtatgttcttatatgaggaaattttaataaataatttgtaTTAAGCTTCTTAGAGCAATCTAGTTTCTTTGTCCCTTGACTATTATAAGACaactataaaatattaatgaaatatatACAGTGAGTGCAGCAATATGTTCAAGCAGCAGGAATATAATGAAGTATTGAAATGAGGCAAAAGTTCATTTTATTGTAGTTGttctcttttaagttttttgattcatattgtttattaaatattctatatattgttacattataattttaaagaaCACTTCCATTCCCTTTCCATATTTTGTGTTCCCTCCCACCTTAAAGCCAAGTGATACCTGAAAACAGGTGAACTATGGCTGTGGGTAACCCTATTGAATTTAGGTTTTAGTCCTTTATACCCTAAAACTATGCTCCAAGAAACCAGTTGTATTTTAATAAGAATGTAAACTACATTTTTAGTTAAGAAACCTAATTGTTTGATGAGTTTACTATACTTCAAGCATACCAACTTTATGGAAGCCTCTTAAAATACAGTGAGTGAATATTTAATTAGATTTGTGTCTACCCTGAGAGTTTGTCCATATGTGAATTTTCAAATGATTGAGTAAAATGAGTAGTATGTACCAACTAGAAACTTTTAATCTAACCATCTAGAGGAGAGAGTACAAATACCTTGCAGTACCACTCTCTAGGGATAAACATTTTACTAAGGTTTAAAAATACCACAAccggccgggtgtggtggtgcacacctttaatctcagcatttgggaggcagaagtaggaggatcgccatgagttcgaggccaccctgagactacatagttaattccaggtcagcctggaccagagtgaggccctaccttgaaaaaaaaaaccaaaaacacacaaCCAGCTTGTGATTGCCAGGAAGATATAAGTGTTGGATTTGTTCACATATATCTAAGACAATTCAAATGTCCAGTTTAAATGTATCCAGTTCTTATTTCTACAACTGGTTATTATAAACATTCCCCTCTGATACCATTGATAATGTATGAATGCACCTTATGCTTGCAAGTATCCTATTAAGTGTCTTACAGTCCACTTATCATTAGAGAGACCAGGCTGTTGGCTGCTGTGCTAAGTTATACAAAGTTACATCATCACATCATGTGCTATCATAGCCAGCCTGAACTTTGACCAAACCCAAACCATAGGTAAAACATGGCACAAactaacatatttatattttacattcatataacttatatttatattataaaagaATTGGACTCAGGGAAGATattctgtatgcatgtgcatagtgAGTTAGTCATATTAGATAGATTTAAAACTTACCTGCACATATTTGTCATAATTTTCTTTGCTGTGAAGATTGGGTATCATTAATTTATCTGCACAAAAAGCATTTAATGTTAACAAGCTTGAAGTGGCTAAAGTCAACAAGATGAATCGTTTTGATGAAATAATTTCCATTTTGTCCAAATTCAAAATTAAGTTACGATGTGCAGCCCAGTGTCTACAAGAAGGGAAATTGTGGTGGTTTTATACCATCtggaaacaaaagaaagtttCTGGTAACAGTGAAATCTATCCACACATTTAAGGACTAATGTTAATTAATTAGAGCATGTAACTAAATATGTGTGTAAGGAATGTGTTAATTCATTCTGGGAAACAGCAGTGTTTGTGCTTGTAGATTCATtaactttcaaaataattttccttATTATGAAAGCTCTCCTAATTAGATAAGATTGGGGCAATAGTCATTAAGATTCCAAACCAACAGGATGCTTTATTTCTCTGCTTAaacaagaaatattttgtttttggtgtttgcgTCAGTTTTTGATGGAAGGGTGGTGGGGGAAACATTCAGTACATgtgagttatatttttaaaaattcagacaaAACAGGCATAGTATTTTCAAAATGTCAAGCAAAATTAAGAATGTGAAAAGAATGATAAGTCACAAAATAACCTCAATAAAATGTCATGGATTAatgaattattattaatttgtttttgttaaatgCTGTTTGGCTGTTTCAAAAGCTGCACGAGTAAATGCCAGCTGGAGCAGGAAGGATGAGCAGGGGAGTGGGGAGTCCATAGACATTTTGAAAACCTGGCATCTCTGGAGAAGCAGGAGGCAGTCAAGGCCCGCCGTTATTTGTCCTGTGGGTTTTATTTGGCAAATCTGCATAAATCACCAGGATTTTATTTCTATAAAGATGATACATCCTACCTTTCTGCTCGAAGTCCTTAAGTTAAGAAATCTACCAGCGCCTGGATAAGTCACACACATGCTAATTTGTTGCTCCCAGGGCTCATATTATTTCAGTAATCTCACTCTGCCACAGGCATACTGACAACATGGCATTCAAGGAGAATTTACAGAAATAAATGTGTATTTACCGAAATGGCAAGGTGACTCTCCTTTTGATCAGCTGACTGATACTCTTAAATACCTGCCTTATCAGGAAACCTCCTGTGCTCCAGAAAAGCCATTACAGGTTCCATCAGTGCCTGGACCGTTCCTGGAGAACAAGACCTTACGTGGATTTTCAACACTGGAGTGATTTCCGATGCAGTCACTTGGAAGGGAATTCACAAAAAGTCACATAGTTGCTCTGTGGTCTCTAACCCCTCATCCACCTTCTGTTCCTCACTTGAGGTATGGGATGGCAAGAAGCAAAGACCCTTGTCGGCACTTAAGCACTATAGAATAACCCAGAGTTGAAAACcgacaacaaagaaaacaatgggCTAACTCACCTGATACCATCACTACCTGCGACTTCTCCTAAGACCTTAAACTTCATCTGCTTCATTTGTTTTGGTCAGTGGTAGTCCAAAATCCCCATGGTAGGAGACAATTAGTTCAATTTATAGTCTAGTGTTAATTTTGTAATGCTGTTATTGGATTATTTGGGTTTAATTTCCCTGGGGATTTAATATGCTCCTCTTCCAAATAGTTCTTTTGCAAACTGCTGATGGAACgtcctttttttttgtggtcagTAGATCCAAACTTTCGAGAAATGGTTGAGAGAGCAAGGGTCTCATTTTAATCACTAAGTTTACACTCTGGAAAAGATGGAAGTCACAGGCCTGCATCTCCCTCAAAATGTACTTTCTATCTAGTTGTCCTTTTCAAATACCATGGAGCTTTAAGAAGGCCATCAATTTCTGTGCTGCTGCTTTGGGTATAGTCATATCTGTTAGAGGTTTCGTGATTGTGGTCAACACCTAAAGCACTCCACATGACTAATTGCTCTCCTGCCCCCACCAGGTTAGGTTTCTGAGTTTGGAGTGCAATTATATGAGCTTACTGAAATAGGACTTGGCTGTTTTCAACCATAGTTTCATTTAGCTTTGAAAATGTTAACATGTTGACTAGCAGGAAAAGCATGATACCTTTGGTAAAACATGctagtatacatacacacatgcatgtgtacacacttaTTAATTGTTTTGGAGGCTTCTTGATGAGAGGAGagcatatgaaataaaaaaaaataaaaaacttcgggttggagagatcactaagtggttaaggcacttgcctacaaagcaaaaggacctaggtttgattccccaggaaccacgtaagccagatgcacaaggtggcacatgtgtctggagtttgtctgcagtgactggaggccctggcgtgcccattctctctctctcgaataaataaaataaattaaaaaaaataaaaaaaattcttcctgaCTTGTGGCATTCAAATACGTGTGTGTTGTGAGTGTTGAGAAACCATAAGACTCACATCTAAGTCTGTCTCCAGCTTGGATACTTTGTTAGGCACCCCAAATACTCAGCACCCCATCAGGCAGTGCTGTTTGGATACCCCACAAACATTTCAAGTTCACTGTGCTCACAATAATATTTTCCCTTTTGATTCCTGATTTTCCCATGCTTCACATTCGAGAAATAGTACTACATCAGTCAGAGTCTAACCAGGAGACAGAAAACAAAGTAATTAGAGCAAGGAATGATTAATACAAGGAATTATAATAGGGGATTAATTCTAAAGGGGCAAAGAGTGCACTAGGGGTGAGGATGAGCATCCAGGGTCAGAGCAAACTGCCGGGAATCCACTCCATGTTGGAGAAGGAGGACGGTAAGGTGGTTTGCTGGGTTGATGTAGGTCAGAGTTTGTCCACAGTCGCAAGAGAGGAACTGTATGGGATGCTGGTGAAAAGTGGGGCAGGAAACTCCTAGGATGCCTGTGAGACTTCTAGGAATTTTCCGCTGGAACGTGATGGGGGTCAGCACATGCCACTGTGTACAAGAGCACGGAGAACCAAAGGACTTCCTGCTGTGGTGCTCCTTCCGTGCTGTCTATTGTTTAAAACTGTGCTGTCACGGGCCCAGCTCCATGACATTTAATTACAAGCGTTATCattatttccctttttaaatttaatttgatttatttttatttatttgagagaaagagacagagagagagagagagagagagagagagagagagaatgggtatgccagggccttcagcccctgcaaacaaactccagatgcatgcatcaccttgtgcacctggcttatgtgggtcctggggaatcaaacctgggtcctttggctttgcaagcaagtgcctcaactgctaagccatctctccagccctattttctttccttccttccttccttccttccttccttccttccttccttccttccttctttctttctttctttctttctttctttctttctttctttctttctccttttttccaaggtagggtttcactctagcccaggctgacctggaattcactctgtactctcagggtggccttgaactcactgagatcctccttcctctgcctcccaagtgctgggattaaaggcgtgcaccaccatgccaggcatctattttccttttttttttttaatcgagaGCTTTAATATATGAGCTTATAGGGATTTGATCCTTTTCTTGTTTCGTTATCCTTTTTAGCCTCTTCTTCCCTACCTTATTCCCACCCCCAGGACCCTCCTCTCTCCTGTtacctcattctttttgtcctattCTGCCCTGTGTGTCACAGTGTGGATGGGTAAGGACCTATGCTGGTCTTGTGGAGGTACCTGTGACCATCACCGGCTCATGTCGGGAGGACAGAGCCCCGCAGTACACCTAtgcacctgtggctcttatattctttccatcccctctttcacaatgttcctgagccttggagggtgtgatcgaAATTTCCTTTAGTGTAGAGATCTCAACAGCCTCTTCTTTTCTACTTTAATGACTTGAATCTTCTcagtgtctggaagattgcattgtaagcagtcctacccctcctggggctcttacattctttctgccgcctcttctgaattggaccctgagccttggagggtgtgatagagatgtttcagtgctgaacactcactgtcacttttttttttcaaggtagcaccgcactctagcccaggctgacctggaattcactatgttatctcatggtggcctcgaactcacggccatcctcctacctctgcctcccaagtgctgggattaaaggtgtgtgccaccacacctggcttcactgtcactttttattgaggattttttttttttaaatatttaaaaaagtttccGGCGGTGTCCGGTG
This genomic interval from Jaculus jaculus isolate mJacJac1 chromosome 16, mJacJac1.mat.Y.cur, whole genome shotgun sequence contains the following:
- the Npvf gene encoding pro-FMRFamide-related neuropeptide VF, producing the protein MEIISSKRFILLTLATSSLLTLNAFCADKLMIPNLHSKENYDKYVQPRGIPKGEKERSINFQELKDWRPKNVIKMSAATVNKMPHSAANLPLRFGRTTREEKCPATAANLPLRCGRHVEACILSPIPNLPQRFGRMTSAKSVTRTLSNLLQRSTHSLAACNVLYSRTCQRQDAQNPDGKWPR